From the Leptospira sp. WS60.C2 genome, one window contains:
- a CDS encoding STAS domain-containing protein produces MMEEFKIRLGFENGGSLPVIHISGEITSEAEEEIVQSYESIPQDKRSRVILNFSETSYINSAGIATLISLITKSSENQGKIEFAGLNTHFRKVMDIVGLTDFVLIHDSLHSALAQV; encoded by the coding sequence ATGATGGAAGAGTTTAAGATTCGATTGGGATTTGAGAATGGGGGCAGTCTCCCTGTCATCCATATATCTGGCGAAATCACATCCGAAGCGGAAGAGGAAATCGTTCAGTCCTACGAATCGATCCCACAAGACAAACGAAGTCGTGTGATTCTTAACTTTTCTGAAACTTCGTACATCAACTCAGCAGGGATTGCCACACTTATCAGTCTCATCACAAAATCCTCTGAGAACCAAGGCAAAATTGAATTTGCAGGTCTTAACACCCATTTCCGTAAGGTCATGGACATTGTGGGATTAACTGATTTTGTTCTGATTCACGATTCTCTCCATTCTGCGCTCGCTCAAGTGTAA
- a CDS encoding AAA family ATPase translates to MTKLPNKLSESPTIPQNRRSEKKFDITDILENGPLPIKKQVSGSLGLDEKLRKAYFWITNFAIINPFYDIEYNDTPPLKFSIGDSKSTITLPTAQSYSSFILLPLLTLISKGKCLFVGGPGRGKTASAILMGILSGYSIKEIKRAIQHGQPQMTITDLLGNPLPSDMMQAKSMDEIKIAWRKWLGMQVKIIDEYNRIPTRTQSALLTIMGDNYAEIYDQIYECPDAAWYLTANDDAGGGTYQVIEALRDRIDVVVKAPHFNTRFIKELIQRVEEGYKPESLVPKEIIFSDEELKIIGEQIKQVNFPTGLRRRMEFFASQFEFMEYAGEQLEYKTKDTAKLSAVDYSTFSSLETGKDKVKDIGSQTKNGLSVRAIFTCIQYAKSLAYFRGLTEVTLDDLSHVLPFVLHDKLVQNVDSPFFEEEENQIYRSDRVSWIRKLFTLSLSEYERLGLDKNDTITKLTDTFENGLEGLSAKETKQRLVEIEREIESISKQRKLYGHIFDDLLNLKYLHQRYTNYLKWVESNV, encoded by the coding sequence ATGACAAAATTACCGAACAAACTGTCCGAATCTCCCACAATACCACAAAACAGGCGCAGTGAAAAAAAGTTTGATATCACAGACATTTTAGAAAATGGTCCTCTACCGATCAAAAAGCAAGTATCAGGATCATTAGGTTTGGATGAAAAACTCAGAAAAGCCTATTTTTGGATCACAAACTTTGCCATCATCAATCCATTTTATGATATTGAATACAATGACACTCCTCCTCTGAAGTTCTCAATTGGAGATTCCAAATCAACAATCACACTTCCGACTGCACAAAGTTATTCGAGTTTTATTTTACTTCCTCTTTTGACACTGATCTCAAAGGGAAAGTGTTTGTTTGTGGGTGGACCAGGGAGAGGAAAAACCGCATCAGCAATTCTTATGGGAATTCTTTCAGGATATTCTATCAAAGAAATCAAACGCGCCATCCAACACGGCCAACCACAAATGACCATCACTGACTTACTAGGGAATCCTCTCCCGAGTGATATGATGCAGGCAAAATCAATGGATGAAATCAAAATTGCCTGGAGGAAATGGCTTGGGATGCAAGTAAAAATCATCGATGAATACAATCGTATCCCAACAAGAACCCAATCGGCACTTCTCACCATCATGGGAGATAATTATGCCGAAATTTATGATCAAATTTATGAATGTCCAGATGCTGCCTGGTATTTAACAGCCAATGATGATGCAGGTGGAGGAACCTACCAAGTAATCGAAGCACTCCGAGATCGGATTGATGTGGTAGTAAAAGCTCCGCACTTTAACACTCGTTTTATCAAAGAATTAATCCAAAGAGTAGAAGAAGGATACAAACCAGAAAGTTTGGTACCAAAAGAAATTATTTTTTCCGATGAAGAATTAAAAATCATCGGAGAACAAATCAAACAAGTGAACTTTCCAACAGGACTAAGACGAAGGATGGAATTTTTTGCCTCTCAGTTTGAATTTATGGAATACGCTGGGGAACAACTAGAGTACAAAACAAAAGATACTGCAAAACTAAGTGCGGTTGATTACAGCACATTTTCTTCCCTTGAAACTGGTAAAGATAAAGTAAAAGACATTGGCTCTCAAACTAAAAACGGACTGAGTGTACGGGCAATCTTTACCTGTATCCAATATGCAAAATCCCTCGCTTATTTTCGAGGATTAACAGAAGTCACCTTGGATGATTTGAGTCATGTGTTACCATTTGTGTTGCATGATAAACTGGTGCAAAACGTGGATTCTCCCTTTTTTGAAGAAGAAGAGAACCAAATTTATCGCAGTGACCGTGTGAGTTGGATAAGAAAACTATTCACCTTATCCCTAAGCGAATATGAAAGACTTGGTCTTGATAAAAATGATACCATAACAAAACTCACAGATACCTTTGAGAATGGGCTTGAAGGTTTATCTGCAAAAGAAACAAAACAAAGACTTGTCGAAATTGAAAGAGAAATCGAATCTATTTCCAAGCAACGGAAGTTATATGGACATATATTCGACGATTTACTCAACTTAAAGTATTTACACCAGAGATATACAAATTACCTAAAATGGGTGGAATCGAATGTATGA
- a CDS encoding AAA family ATPase, which produces MIHGLILGKFYPPHKGHLHLIREAKKQCDVLTILVSSLKRELIPGELRWNWMKDLTNHANIQVVWVQDENPQYPDEHPHFWQIWKQTIELHSHLPIDVIFTSELYGDPLASVLGCKHIPIDIGRNQVPISATNIREAPLKHWEYIPEAIRPFFVKRIVLTGSESVGKTTLAQKLADHFVTNWIPEFAREYLENKPTPMEESDFLPIAKGHLLSEIEACKKANGILFLDTDLLTTKVYLERYYQSEIPWLTKRALGLQYDASLFFDIDIPWEKDKLRDLGEEREEMKLRFLDAMKEAKREFFLIKGDYIERERLAIEYIDQVKAQPINQLAFTKEQIDLRTIE; this is translated from the coding sequence ATGATCCATGGACTCATTTTAGGAAAATTTTATCCTCCTCACAAAGGTCATCTCCACTTGATCCGTGAGGCAAAAAAACAATGTGATGTGCTCACCATACTTGTTTCTTCCTTAAAGCGAGAACTCATTCCTGGAGAACTCAGGTGGAATTGGATGAAGGATCTAACCAATCATGCGAACATTCAAGTGGTTTGGGTACAGGACGAAAACCCACAATATCCAGATGAACATCCTCATTTCTGGCAAATCTGGAAACAAACTATAGAGCTCCATTCCCACTTACCAATTGATGTCATCTTCACCTCAGAATTGTATGGTGACCCGTTAGCATCCGTTTTGGGATGTAAACACATTCCGATCGATATTGGAAGGAATCAGGTTCCCATCTCTGCCACAAACATACGAGAAGCACCTCTCAAACATTGGGAATACATTCCAGAAGCCATTCGACCTTTTTTCGTAAAACGAATTGTCCTCACAGGAAGTGAGTCGGTTGGGAAAACTACACTCGCTCAAAAACTTGCAGACCACTTTGTAACGAACTGGATTCCGGAATTTGCCAGAGAGTATCTAGAAAACAAACCAACACCCATGGAAGAATCAGACTTTTTACCCATTGCGAAAGGACATTTGTTGTCAGAAATCGAGGCATGCAAAAAAGCAAATGGAATCCTTTTTTTAGACACAGATCTACTAACAACGAAAGTATATTTAGAGCGCTACTATCAATCGGAAATCCCTTGGCTCACCAAACGAGCGCTTGGTTTGCAATACGATGCATCTTTGTTTTTTGATATTGATATTCCATGGGAAAAGGACAAATTACGAGATCTAGGTGAAGAAAGAGAAGAAATGAAACTCCGTTTCTTAGATGCAATGAAAGAAGCAAAAAGAGAATTTTTCTTGATCAAAGGAGATTATATAGAAAGAGAAAGACTTGCCATTGAGTATATCGACCAAGTCAAAGCACAACCGATCAACCAACTTGCCTTTACGAAAGAGCAGATTGATTTGCGTACGATTGAATGA
- a CDS encoding TIGR01777 family oxidoreductase, with amino-acid sequence MKIGILGGTGLIGKAFIEEANKRGHRFRVFSRQKSIPKSLASYPEIEFVSCILPQSSDLEGLDAILNLVGEPIAGVRWTEERKKLISTSRVDFTRGLVARIQDVKQPPKVFLNASAVGYYGMTETIHPSYSESSLPGDDFLAKLCVEWENQTTPLEKQGIRTILLRTGIVLSPKGGALEKMIPPFLMGVGGAIASGKQGMSWIHIKDFVNATLHLMTKDSASGAYNMVSPHPTSNAEFSKQLAKTLKRPNLFKVPSFAIQALFGEGSVVVTKGQYVVPERLLQSGYEFQFQNLEGALSNLLQKN; translated from the coding sequence ATGAAAATTGGAATTTTAGGTGGAACAGGTCTTATCGGGAAGGCTTTTATCGAAGAAGCAAACAAACGAGGGCATCGTTTCCGAGTTTTTTCTCGTCAAAAATCAATTCCCAAATCACTTGCTTCTTATCCTGAGATTGAATTTGTTTCCTGTATCTTGCCACAATCTTCTGATTTAGAAGGTCTTGATGCCATTCTCAATTTGGTGGGTGAGCCGATTGCGGGCGTTAGGTGGACAGAAGAAAGAAAAAAATTAATTAGTACCTCTAGAGTGGATTTTACCAGGGGACTTGTCGCAAGAATCCAAGATGTAAAACAACCACCGAAAGTATTCCTAAATGCAAGTGCCGTTGGTTATTATGGCATGACGGAAACCATCCACCCTTCCTATTCAGAATCCTCACTTCCAGGGGATGATTTTTTGGCAAAGTTATGTGTCGAATGGGAAAACCAAACCACACCTCTAGAAAAACAAGGAATTCGTACCATTTTACTGCGAACAGGAATCGTACTTTCTCCCAAAGGAGGAGCTTTAGAAAAAATGATCCCTCCTTTTCTTATGGGAGTTGGTGGTGCGATTGCCTCAGGTAAACAAGGGATGAGTTGGATTCACATTAAAGATTTTGTAAATGCAACCCTCCATTTGATGACAAAAGATTCGGCAAGTGGGGCATATAATATGGTGTCTCCTCATCCCACAAGTAATGCTGAATTTTCAAAACAATTGGCAAAAACTCTGAAACGCCCCAATCTCTTTAAAGTCCCAAGTTTCGCTATACAAGCGTTATTTGGTGAAGGAAGTGTTGTGGTAACAAAAGGGCAATACGTTGTCCCTGAACGATTGTTACAATCGGGATATGAGTTTCAGTTTCAAAATTTAGAAGGGGCACTCTCAAATCTTTTGCAAAAAAACTGA
- a CDS encoding phenylacetate--CoA ligase family protein: MSDRVKNKKSPLMQMEWERELQKMLESPFAPKWNVNIGDRIGKEEYEFVQTFKETFLHAKRTNQFENLNTIERFLDFQSSRSEFFKNRLKGILLKEEFASIPFTTREDLQTHITEIIPREMDLSNMVINPTSGTTGKPILAPNHPNAIGCYVPLIEYSVERFGVTPIHSPKSTFAIQLCYQENTIVYATSHSLAGGAKFAKINIHPSSWRNHSDINQFISEWKPQILTGDPYAFESAMKMGIKYQPEALHSTALELTPALRSKLSEYFQCPVINFYSLNETGPIAYSCPVDPNWMHLLPHDLYIEIISNDSQKPLPSGNVGEIVITGGRNPYLPLLRYKTGDQGEIQYGPCLCGDHFPRIRLLSGRKPVYFQNTKGETVNPIDVARILRKNPIIYQFQVDQLGEKEWECRLSLEENVMSNKAIWEMEKNAIITELQTLFGNESLIKIKTDYPLDGKKQIAFLNSYFSKEDTSR, translated from the coding sequence GTGAGTGATCGTGTAAAAAATAAAAAATCTCCTCTCATGCAAATGGAGTGGGAAAGAGAATTACAAAAGATGCTCGAATCTCCTTTTGCACCCAAATGGAATGTGAATATTGGTGATCGGATTGGCAAAGAGGAATATGAATTTGTACAAACATTCAAAGAAACATTTTTGCATGCGAAACGAACGAATCAGTTTGAAAACCTAAATACGATTGAACGTTTTCTGGACTTCCAAAGTAGTAGATCAGAGTTTTTTAAAAACCGTTTAAAGGGAATTCTTTTAAAAGAAGAGTTTGCCTCTATCCCATTTACAACTCGAGAAGATCTTCAAACACATATCACAGAAATCATTCCAAGAGAAATGGATCTTTCTAATATGGTCATCAATCCTACCTCTGGGACTACAGGAAAACCAATCCTTGCACCAAACCACCCAAATGCGATAGGTTGTTACGTACCACTCATCGAATATTCAGTGGAGCGGTTCGGCGTCACACCTATCCACTCTCCCAAGTCAACGTTTGCCATTCAACTTTGTTACCAAGAAAATACAATTGTATATGCAACTTCCCACAGTTTGGCGGGAGGTGCAAAATTTGCAAAAATCAATATCCATCCGAGTTCTTGGAGAAATCATTCCGATATAAATCAATTCATTTCCGAATGGAAACCTCAAATTTTAACGGGAGACCCTTACGCATTCGAATCAGCAATGAAAATGGGGATCAAATACCAACCAGAGGCTCTTCACTCCACAGCATTAGAACTAACGCCTGCACTACGATCAAAACTAAGCGAATATTTCCAATGCCCCGTCATTAATTTTTACTCGCTAAATGAAACAGGTCCGATCGCTTATTCTTGTCCAGTAGATCCAAACTGGATGCATCTCCTCCCACATGATCTTTATATCGAAATCATATCCAATGATAGCCAAAAGCCTCTTCCCTCAGGAAATGTTGGTGAGATTGTGATCACTGGTGGCAGAAATCCCTATTTACCACTTCTGCGATACAAAACAGGGGACCAAGGAGAAATACAATATGGTCCTTGTCTCTGTGGAGACCATTTCCCTCGTATACGTCTGCTATCTGGAAGAAAACCAGTGTATTTTCAAAACACAAAAGGCGAAACGGTCAATCCAATCGATGTTGCAAGGATACTCAGAAAAAATCCCATCATCTATCAATTCCAAGTGGATCAACTTGGAGAAAAGGAATGGGAATGTCGCCTCTCTTTGGAGGAGAATGTAATGTCGAACAAAGCGATTTGGGAGATGGAAAAAAACGCAATCATTACCGAATTACAGACATTATTCGGCAATGAGTCTTTAATAAAAATCAAAACAGACTATCCACTAGATGGGAAAAAACAAATTGCTTTTCTCAATTCTTATTTTTCAAAAGAGGATACAAGTCGATGA
- a CDS encoding VWA domain-containing protein translates to MDFVTIWESKWNEALKLWSEYVKLSPAKFLFTEMEEQKEGLTTSFAAIRLKDHRVLLSVNKIKSFQLEDFALEILGHEIGHHVYCPGDLVDQAKLVYIASLAMPRLNHLTPMVVNIYEDLFINDHLKRQNHLQMEEVYRKIGKQNDPFWNFYMRTYELLWALPSGTLTEGKLSDQIQSDAALVSRMIRNFPNDWTKGMFDFASICFPYFFEQNQTSYPIHIQSLLDTLDAGKGMTPPPGITEVDISSELFPKETITGTKKNLTPAEYSAICKSLGIEADVSEITYRFYKDKSIPYLVPFPELRNPSAKEEILEGNDLWDPGSPLEKINWLESTIKSPVVIPGYTTVEDVYGETISTEIQTNPIDLDLFVDCSGSMPNPQTDLSYLTLAGSIIALSALKTGSAVRVTLWSGEKEFLTTNGFIRNEKEILKVLTGYFGGGTCFPLELLEEEYKVEPKRKKHILVISDDGIDTMLTQNYPRDPRQIVSQALKNAQGGGSMVLQLYQPNQNPVVNELQQNGWDIYPIQNWNDLIQFSKHFVKRNYVRN, encoded by the coding sequence ATGGACTTTGTAACGATTTGGGAATCAAAATGGAATGAAGCACTCAAACTTTGGAGTGAGTATGTAAAACTCTCTCCTGCGAAATTTTTATTCACAGAAATGGAAGAACAGAAAGAAGGCCTCACTACGTCTTTTGCTGCGATTCGTTTGAAAGACCACAGAGTGCTTTTGTCAGTGAATAAAATCAAATCCTTTCAATTAGAAGATTTTGCCCTCGAAATTCTCGGTCACGAAATTGGTCACCATGTTTATTGCCCGGGAGACTTAGTCGATCAAGCAAAACTTGTTTATATAGCAAGTTTAGCGATGCCAAGACTCAACCACCTAACACCGATGGTAGTCAATATTTATGAAGATTTATTTATCAATGATCACTTAAAACGACAAAACCATTTACAAATGGAAGAAGTGTATCGTAAAATTGGTAAACAAAATGATCCTTTTTGGAATTTCTATATGAGGACCTACGAATTATTATGGGCACTTCCATCAGGTACACTCACCGAAGGAAAGTTAAGTGATCAGATCCAATCAGATGCTGCATTAGTCTCTCGAATGATTCGAAATTTTCCTAATGATTGGACAAAAGGAATGTTTGATTTTGCAAGCATTTGTTTTCCGTATTTTTTTGAACAAAATCAAACTTCCTATCCAATACACATTCAATCCCTTCTTGATACACTAGATGCAGGCAAAGGGATGACACCGCCACCAGGGATCACTGAAGTAGATATTTCTTCTGAACTATTTCCCAAAGAAACAATCACCGGTACAAAGAAGAATCTTACCCCAGCTGAGTATTCTGCCATTTGTAAAAGTTTGGGAATCGAAGCCGATGTATCCGAGATCACCTATCGTTTCTATAAAGACAAATCTATACCGTATCTAGTTCCGTTTCCAGAATTGAGAAATCCAAGTGCAAAAGAAGAAATCTTAGAAGGCAATGATTTATGGGACCCAGGTTCTCCATTGGAAAAAATCAATTGGCTGGAATCTACGATCAAAAGCCCAGTGGTGATACCAGGTTATACAACTGTGGAAGATGTCTATGGAGAGACAATCTCCACTGAAATACAAACAAATCCAATCGACTTAGATTTGTTTGTTGATTGTTCTGGATCAATGCCCAATCCTCAAACGGATTTATCTTATTTAACACTAGCTGGTTCGATCATTGCATTATCTGCTTTAAAAACGGGAAGTGCAGTTCGAGTGACTTTATGGTCAGGAGAAAAAGAATTTTTAACCACTAATGGTTTTATCCGAAATGAAAAGGAAATTCTAAAAGTCCTGACGGGATACTTTGGTGGAGGTACTTGTTTTCCCTTGGAACTTTTAGAAGAAGAATACAAAGTAGAACCAAAACGAAAAAAGCATATCCTTGTCATCTCTGATGATGGAATCGACACGATGTTAACTCAAAATTATCCAAGAGATCCAAGACAAATTGTAAGTCAGGCTTTAAAAAATGCACAAGGCGGAGGTTCGATGGTTTTACAACTTTACCAACCAAACCAAAATCCTGTCGTGAATGAGTTACAACAAAATGGTTGGGACATTTATCCAATCCAAAATTGGAATGATTTAATTCAATTCAGTAAACACTTTGTGAAACGAAATTATGTTAGAAATTAG
- a CDS encoding cytochrome c gives MNSKKVLVSLLAVSFAFAMVACGDSKPKEEAPAVQESSASADPELAKGEELYLQNCSSCHGEKGAGDGAAAAALNPKPRNYKAPASEWKNGNTIAGITKTLKEGIKGSPMVAYGHLGDDNIKILAKYVEHLAKN, from the coding sequence ATGAACTCAAAAAAAGTATTAGTCTCTCTACTCGCTGTCTCCTTCGCATTCGCGATGGTGGCTTGTGGCGACTCCAAACCAAAAGAAGAAGCACCTGCTGTACAAGAATCCAGTGCAAGTGCCGATCCTGAATTAGCGAAAGGAGAAGAATTATACCTCCAAAATTGTTCTTCTTGCCATGGCGAAAAAGGTGCTGGTGATGGAGCTGCTGCCGCTGCTCTCAACCCAAAACCTAGAAACTACAAAGCTCCTGCTTCTGAGTGGAAAAACGGAAACACAATTGCTGGAATCACAAAAACCTTAAAAGAAGGAATCAAAGGATCTCCTATGGTGGCTTACGGTCATTTGGGTGATGACAACATCAAAATCCTTGCAAAATACGTAGAGCATTTAGCCAAAAATTAA